From Ptychodera flava strain L36383 chromosome 9, AS_Pfla_20210202, whole genome shotgun sequence:
CCCGACGCCAAACACTGCTCCATTCGTCGAATGCTCCGAGAATCAGGTAGTAGATTTCAGCAGTTTACTATTTCCCTACCCTACGACCGTTCTTGACTCCCTCCCCCCGATCCAACTGCCAGTGGAACACGCCACCCTCCAACGACAGTGTACCAAGTCGCAACCGAAGCCAAAGAGGAAGAGGATTATAAACAGCGCCCAGAGAAAGGCTGCAAATATCCGAGAAAGAAGGCGAATGTTCAACATCAACGAGGCCTTTGACGAACTCAGGAAGAAGGTGCCGACATTTGCGTACGAGAAGGGTCTGTCTCGCATCGAGACGTTGAAACTTGCTATCGTTTATATCTCTTTCCTCAAAGAAGTTCTTGAGGGCAAAGATGTTGATGAGGTCAAACTTCGAAatctgcaaaatttcagtcagcAACTCACTAACTTTTCTTTGAACTCAAAGTCGAACTCCGGCGCCGATTTCGGCGGTCATTCCGAAGACAGTAGTCCAGAGCCCGGCCATTAGTAAAATGGTAGGCATGCAGTTGAACTCTATTTACGTGCAATTCTGTAGTACATTCTGatgtatatataatgtatacgCTACTCAGGCGAGTACAACACCTACCCAATTACCAATCATTGCTGTTAGGAAGGTCTGCATTGAGTGTCTGTTCGAGTTGTACATATCATACGATGATTGACTCACTGTCCTCTTGAATGAATCACCAATCTGGTTTTTACTTTGGTCTTCCAGCCGAGGAGCTGACTATTCACTATCCTATGCATTCTATCAGACAATGTAATATCTGAACCAAACGGAGTGACACGTCCCTTTTATTTTCTACGCACGGCATTTAGTGGGTTAccgattttcagtttttttctccAATTATCTAGTCATAGGGGTTAAGAACAAACGCAAAGCATCCCGTGTGAATTGTATTATTTCCGTGTCTTTTAATCTCTGAATAGCATTCCCGTTTCAAAAAAACAGGGGTAGAAATGGGTTTTTGTGGCATGACCTACCATACCAAGTACGCCAGATTCTTTAGGCACAGCTATGTTATATGTGCACTCATTTGTGAAATACCGTCTCTCTTCCCAGGGAAACGAATACCCCATTATCGATATCAGACAAGCTAGGCACGGGAACTCAAGGGAAAACGACATTTCCTATTCTGtaataattttatattgtacaCGTAAGAACATGTTCACACGCAATTTCAAGAGAATGTTTTAAAGAGTTTTTTTGAGCTACAATTTCGTCTTTGTTTGACTTTTAACTGAGACGTTATATCATGTCATTTATAAAGCGCTTTATAAACAGAAATTTGTGCTGTCATTcttttaaatgaatattttattttgtaaattattaaaatcagaTTTAAGAGAATACTTTGTGTGTGAGTCTCAGATAATTATTCTTGAAATATGGTGTGGTTTTAAATTTGACTTTTCACCTTAGGGAGTTCAGGCATCTTAACGACGGTGTGGTGCGTGTCCGAATGTCGAGGAGTGATAAAATTCCCCGGCATTCATTGGCTAGCCTGTGCGTTGATGGTCTCTTGAGATGGTCGTTTAAGTCAGTTCGGGTTGTTCAGTTGTCTTCGAGAGAACCAACTTTTTTGGTAGGACGGAACTGTCAGCATGGTTTCCAGATATTGTGAAGGGTGCACTGACAGGACTTAACTCCATTGGTGCTAAAAAGGAGCGTATTGTGAGCGCACTCAACACGCCCTTCATCGACGGATGCATCCCCTTTGGCGTCGCGCACGTCCCGCTGTTGTATGCGTCACATGTCCTTCAATCCGCGTTGGTTTCCCCAGGTACCCCTCCGATTCTGCTGAGTACGCGGGTGGAGGGGTGCCAGATAGTAACAAAACGACGTTTTAATTCGATTCAGATTACTCGAGACTCCCTATCACCGGCActttcattgtttgtttttgttgaactGTTTCAACGTCGGCAGAAGTGAGCGGTACGTGTCCGACGGAGGACCTATGTGTGACAAACTGCTGTTCCACACAATGCGCACATGAGCAATTGTTGTAGAGCGAATGAAAAAAACTGAGATTCTCCGAGTGGTACAGTACTTTACTTGACTGTCGTTGCATTAAACACTGTTTTCCTGCATTTCTCGGCAACGAAGATTTTCCTTTTGCTAAGATCTTCCAGATTAAATCTGTGACATGTGATCTCAGTGTGTGGCCGGAGGCCTGGAAGGTCCAGTCATGTGACACATGGTCCGAGTCTTTTGGAAGTAGTAACGACAATCCTCACAATTCTCATACTCTAAAGCTCTATTCACTGGTGGGTTGAAAGAATTGTCAACCTAGGTGCAAGAATATTATTTTGGCCAGGCTTTCAAACCTTGCAAAGCTTCAagaaattatatattttgaatttgaagcaCGCTACTTTGTTTATTCACTTATTGGCAGTTTCAGTGAGACACCGAGTCACTCGGAAGAGTAATTGTCATCGGGGGTGTGTTTCGTATCAGCTCagtgattcgaaaatttttcaCATCGTCTCTGCTTGCGCGGTGACTATTAATGCAGAGCGACGGGGAGATGGAGACGGGGAGAAGGGCGATGTTCATTTATGTGAGGTACGACCTCATAAAAGTGGTATTTTCAATACGAATATATGGGTACCGTTGAGGTAACAAGTGTGCATTTATATGTATGTTTCATCGCGACAATATATCCATAACACTGGCCATACTAGTAGACATTGGGATATTCCGCTCCACTTCTGCGCACTGGTCAATAATTTAAACGTTGAGTGAATCGTCTAGATAAAGAACAGGTTTTGATAGAAATCTGCAGTGTAGTCGCTATATGGCCGATTTAACAGTGTAATCACCAGCGTACAGCCATACCACGGATGTGTCTTGCCGTAAGTATTTCCGGCGCCATTTTCTTCTAAAATTTAGAACAACGAACCGTTGCTTGTTTTGCAATCTGTTCCAAAACAAGTGGCATTAATCGATACACCGTAATTTCcctgtaaatttgaaaaactgCTTTATTTGAAACACAATTTTTACTAATAGGCTGAGTTATTATTGTCATGAGAGCGAGGGATGCGAGCTTTCAACAACGACTTGAATACAAGTCTGAATAAATTCCTCCTGAAATGGAGCAAGAAATCATGGCTATTACTCATAACAGAAAGTGCCACCAATACTATCAAAAGTCTCGCTGCACGGCATTGTTGACGAACGAAGGAAAATAACTCCGAGCTGAGATACATTTGATTCACTATCATTTACGGCAATTAATCCGAGCATTACTTAAATTGATTTTTAAGAGGCTAATTAGGGGTAAACCggaaatgcacatttgaaagTGTGTGTTGACAACTGTAATAAAGTTCTCGTCAGATTTAAGCCATCCGCTGTATGACTCACGCACGTACGCGAATAATTAAATTTTCGGGAATGTTGGCTACCTCTCCGCTTGTAATTAGGAGTCGGTCGTCATGTTGAACGGCAGGTAGGGAAATATCTTTCCGTTTGGCGAAAGGCTGAGAGGGGAGGGCTGAGAGAGAACGGGTTCGATATAATGTAAAAGACGGGAACGCTCCGTATGTGGGAAAACTACTCTACGGGCGTTACACGTACTCTATGTGCCCACAGGGGACGTCGTCGCGTCCAAACATATCGTATGCGCAGTTAACGCGCTGCACGTGTTTCCTAATCGGGTTATCTACAACAGTGTCATAAAGTCTCTCTTGTTATTCGTTTGTAGGCGCAAAATAACACGGTGCTGAGTAAAGGCCCGAAGCTGAGACCATGTTGAACACATAAATTACAAAATCGCCCGAAACGTATTTGCTATAATTTTATCCGTCACTGATGAAATGGTTCTGAATGTATGAGGAATTGACCGACAAGCAACACCCATGCGTTTGTTTGTGCGCCTTTCTGTCACAACTTATTTCAACACCAATTCAATTCGGTGGAAATTTTCGACATCTCCGATGTATGAACTTAATTCTGGCGTAATCCATTCTTCTCTCGGGTTGATGCATGTAGTCACTGCGATTTTAGAACCGTACAGAGCGTGTCCAACGATCGCTTAAAAGCAAACGTGTGTTTAGGAACAAAGAAACCCTAGCCCGACCTTTAACTGATCCACAAACTATATTTGGTTTAGCGACTTCATTCAAACGTTGTACGTGCCCAGAATGGTGACGGGCGATGTCTcgtgtttttttatatttttgttgtttatatGTTTCTTGTCCTGTGCAGAGGGAATGATGACAAATAGTTGGGGGGTAAGGGGGCGCTGCAAGGGATTACTGACAAATATGAGACTTGTAATGATTTACTCCTCTGGACAGTAGACGGGACATGGGGTGATAGAAGGGGTTAGATAGAGGAGGTCAAATAACTCTTAAGACACGCCACCAATCGGCCAGATGAACGACGTGATGTTAGGAGGTGGTAGGATGTTGGAGAGGAGGGGGTTATCGCAGACAGATAAACCGAGAAGGTAAAATTGTTTTACAGATATGTGACACTCTTCTAACGGCGTTTCCGTTTTCGATACTTTTAACTTCTTTTTAACCTAAAACCGTAATGCAGTCTATAGTGACTGTCTTTATTCAGGCTAACAAGATGAGGTACGTAGAGGAGGGACGTACTGGACGATGGGCAAgtgtctgactgtgttgtagAATGGGCCAGTTTTTAGTCTTGCAACGCCAAACCAAAGATaatagaggggggggggtatccccctactgtctatggtcaaacaACTACTACTTTTCGTAAATTGCCAAACGTCATGTTCGATCTGATTTTTAAGCTTTATTTAACTTCTAATACAGCTATATAGTCtttatgtttgtatatttgCTGTTAAACCGTATGGTAAATACTCGTTTCCGTCCACGAAGTACTGAACCTGAGACAGTATGCAGGATCAATGTGATAGTCACCAAGTGTTATCTCTATGTCTGCcaacggtccctctatcaccgtGGTCTGCCCATGTTCACAAGGTAGTAAGGATATTCGTCTTGAGCCTTGGACTACCCTCACATTGTCTCTGGTTTCATTGATGACAGCGACGACGAAAGTTTATTTGGCTGCTTTTTTCCCAAAGATCCGAAAAAACGAATAAAGAACAAGTGAATGTACAACGTTTTTGATGACGTGAAATAATCGCtaggaaaaaaattctgaacCGTAAGTCTCTCACAGCAAAAAAGTACTCGTTCACAAAAAGTACTCGTTAGACCATACGTCGCAGATTCGCACAGATCGTTAGAGACAGTGTCACAAGTTGTCAACgtaacaaacaaacgaacaaatcaaattagatacaaaatattcatactttcGTTTAGGCAGTTAATTATGCAAACTGGTTTCACTTGAACTACTAATAAAATAAAACCACAGGAAAAAATCTGTTTAATGACTGACTGTGGGATACTACAGCTCTGCACTCGGCGAACGCCACCACCGAAATTATTATTACCAAGCTCTGAACAAAGAACATTATCGTTTTGTTTGTATCAGTCTATTGCAGGGGGTGCTAAATGCATATTGATAAACTTATTTACACATCATTAACACGTTAGAAGGTGGATAAGTTTCTTTGCCTACtttgttttttcattgaatGGATATTGTTAATTGAGTTGCCACTGGACGATATGTTGGACAGACAGGCGGTGGGACAACGATTAGGAGGGGAGCGGAGGGGCGCATAGGTGGATTGTTTGATTTTTATGACAGGGGTAGAGAGCGAGGGGGGGCATGGGGTAGAGAGTCGTAGGTCTAGCTGACCCTACATCGAGGCAGAAGACAATGTGCAGTGGTTTTTCGGTTCCTACGTCGTGTGGGAGGTATTAGGAGGCGGGTCGCATTACCCTCAAGTGGTTGGTGATGTTCACTTTATCAGCAATTGACTTTACGATAATTGAGCTAATCTCTCGGAGCGCTGGGAAAGAACTCCGATTCGACGCAGAGGCAATGGCTGCCATTGTTAGTACACCGATGCGTAACGATCCGGGCACGTGCCTTCACCTCTGAAACAATTGACCGGTTAATTACATTGACGCCGTCCTGAGAGAGCAGTTCATAAGTGACACCCTAACTGACCCTCTAACCGTCGGCCATTTTTATTAAAAGTCCAGCATTTGATCAGTAACAGGTCTGCCTCAGATGTGTCGACGCGGCAGTGTTTCGCCTTGGAGACTGCACTGAATggtgttttttaaaaactttcaggTTTTTTTTGACGTCTCCTGGGCCTCGACTGGCCCACAGCTGACATCTCTGACAATTTGAAGTTGCCGTCTCCGAAGTTGCAACAAGAGTGACATTAGGACTACCTGTAAGATCAGTGGTTTAGGGTCCACAGTGAAGCCCAGAACAGAGCAAACATTCGTTACAGCGTAAAAAATCTGAAGAATGTCAAATTATTGGCATGGTACAGAAAGCCCCCAGCGACCAGCGCATTTCTACGACACGGTCGTTTGCCGCTACTAAAGTGATTTTCTTGGATCTTGCCCTATACAGCAGGTCAACGTAACGAAGCATGTCTGGAGCTCACTGTGCGATGTGATCCCTCTAACGTATACTGTAGTATTGTTTCCCCCAAACAAATGCTGTAGGGGCAATGTTTCGATAGCCCAGAAAATGCATGGACAGAAAAGAAAGCGGGAACACGACACGTGGAATAAAGGCTTATCGGTCAATGTCGAAGCCATTGTGTCTTGTATAGCCGTCGATGGCAACAACGCGGTTATGCCGTTAGCGATGGGGCAGTGGACGAACCCTTAACATGACAAAAGGCGTTACACAGAATTCACCCCATGGCCATCGACAAACGTCAATTTCAATTGGGAAATCGAGCAACTTTCCCGCTCCTGCCTGTCCATCATGCCTAATGGCTTTCAACAGATGACGTAGGGACAGAAAGATGCTACACGTGCGGTGGATTAATTCTTGGCGTGCGCTTATCCAAGAGCTCTATCACTTTTAATGAGGGAAAACGCATGACATCGAGATCTAGTTAGTATTCCCGAGGATTAAGTGCGTTTTGTGCTACGAGCCTGCGTACACTTAAATTCTCACCAAAGTAATGGAGCCGTGGGCCTCTCAGATATATTGTTAACTGCCCTCAACAATGCAATGATTTTATGATGTGTCGCATGTCGCCAAAGCGGTGCTGTTAGACAAATTACATATTAAGAGGCTGtgtacgcctcggggacagatattcggtctctcaaatttttccaactCTTTTCAGATATGCtacttgtgtgggctcattttaagctcttgaaataaatattatttattttctgtttttgtccGTCGAAAAAATAtaagaatggcggccatttttaatttcaaatatcggtaagttTAAGGTAacttgtttccatggcaacaaaatttgcacggtgacccttatttttttattcttgatttggtagagAATGGCTTGAAAGTATTCATGTGAAGGCGTGTACTACTTTAAATGTTTATTGACTCATCTTCCCGCGCTCTTCTCAAATGTCTATGCCTTGTAATTTGACATAGATTAATTAACACCTTTCTTGACAGTCAACCGATTTTCCACTGAGACATTCATGACCCATCAAAGAGACAGAAAGGATCGTTTTATGAACCTGGTGGTAGAATTAAATCCAGCAGCAATTCACGGTTTAAGGCACTCTACGCGGCCGGAaactgaaaaacttaaacttttgcttaaactttcctcaatgacactttcaaccattctcttgttAAACCTTGAATGACAACTTGAATGAGAGGACGCCTTGTAAAGTTTGGTAGGGACTACAAATGACATAAATTACCGTGTATTTAccgatatgtgaaattcaaaacggccacCATCGATGtgtaacatgattggaactaatttggaatgattggattttcatatttttcaaatttctcaaaagtgttaggtgccgtatagctgaatgttgcaatattgcaaattattcataaagGCAAGTGAGTaatgtgaaaagaaaagcagatgagattacatttgtagattaaatcgacatcacttcaccatccaattttcccaaattagttccaatcgtgttatgggGGAAAAAATCTAAGACCGCGAACAAACTTTTTCCTCAAAGAGCTTTAAGATGAGCCCCTCCacgagtggtagatcaggaaagaattgcCGACGTTTTagattccgaatatctgtccccaagggtCATCGTGCCTTCAATTTTAATCGCATTCCGAGGCTAGATTATAGCTTTTATTGGACATTAATGCTTTGATGCTTTTGCTTcgagtttttgaaaaaaaaaagttttaaaattaatgttttattctTGGTGTTTGTCACTTGTTGCATTTCACTACGTTGTCCTGTAAAGATTTTTAGTTCTCTTTTAAAAAAACTCTCTCCTGTTGATACTGGTCGGGGcatggttttaaactttatcatATCTCTGTCACATAGCTTCCATGCTGATggggtgtttttaattttctcaaagTACACATGTCAACACAGACACTAAAAAGCGCCAAAGCTCACGGTTAACCAATGAATGAGTAATATCATACTCGCAGCGGACCATCGATGTATTCTTTGATTCCATTTCGTCGCATTGACGATACAAAAGGGACCGATATATTGACGGGACCCGTAATCGTGATCCGAGATCTGATATATTTACGTCATGGCTGCAGCAGACCGAAGAGCAATTAGGAatcaatgatttttttatgatcGTCAGCGTGATAGGCGACACTCCTCTCGTGAATTAGTAATTACCGATAACGATTTTATACGAGCTCATCTGAAAGCCGATTCTTGTTCCAATCCCCAGTAAAGTTGTACACTTCTCCGTGACAAAACATATCATTCTATTCTAAAGCACGTCATTTAGTCAAAACACTtaacaatgtattcatccaccTTTATTTCATATAATGTACGTTCATAATTCAAAAATTCTATTATGTATGCAAACACATGACTTTCTTTTAATTCCTCTTTTCTTATCAAGTCATGTGACTGTCTACAGAACCTTTAATCCACCGGTGGAAGTTTACGTTGCAAATTTAAACTAATGAGGCGAAGATTTGACTAagtacattgatttgtattttttgctgttggACAGATTGTGCatttacaacattttaaaattattaatgtCCACTGTAATAAAAATACTGCAGCTGTTAATTTTTCATGACTTTTCGAAAATATTcaatcaacatttatttcaggaaagtttcataaacacgGTACATACTTGACATTCATTATATTTTCAAGCCCCTTCCCAGTGCAGTCACAATATTATAGGTCCCCTCCAGACAGTGTCAGATTTTTCAGATCCCCACTGAATTCTCCCGCCTAGCTTTCCCATGAGATGTCTGTTAGCGCTTCCCAATGTATTATGCATAAGTTGGAAATGCACTTCGCGAATCGCGATCGTTAGAAATCGGAAACCACAACTGAGCGCAGGTACGTGACTGGATAAATCATGGGGTGACTATCGATAAATAACTCTTACAACCAGTTCATTCGATGATTACATGTACAATGGTACTTACATTTGCAATCGCACATGAACGGCGTCGATGTCAAAGAACCGGGTCATGAGCATTTCTTTCATTGACTAATGCTCTATTTTAAGGTGTTGTACACTTCGTATTTTTGCAACTCGCCACCTGTTGGCGCGAAGGAAGTGGGGCTTTCTTGATGCGCTGTTGACGCACGCGCATACGCACCATCgttatttgctcacgtgtttacacacgtgagcatatgtcgcagcgatgtctgtctgtctgtgtgtctgtctggctgtctgtccgtctgtctgtctgtctgtctgtatgtctgtctgtctgtctgtctgtctgttggtccgatatcttaaaaacggcttatcagatcagaatcaaatctgttacatatattcagttagcaaatggcaagaactgattagtttttggtgggtgtggcttgcatactttttgctcatttgcataattaatgattttagaaaaaacagatatatattaaaaatgacttcacacaatttgatgagatttgctacaaatgttgatcacaccaagatatatcagcagttgGAACCGTTTAGGGGTGACATGagagataaatgctaatttgcatatttaatgaactttcctgactagggatatatgtctgatttgacttgatcaaaattaaccaaacttggtatgtatattaaagatactatgatttaacattattgaaagtaagcgttttaacttcagccaattcctaatttgcatatttcatgaactttgttaattaggaatacatatttgaaatgacttgaccaaggttgatgaaacttgctacatgtattgaatccactatgatacaacatttttgaaagtcattaagcatttgtacttcagccaattccgaatttgcatatttaattttctAATATAATACATGTTTATCAGGGCAGAGCTGCTCCCATCTTTATTTATTTCTGGCTTTCAGGATAGAGCGTATTATGTGAAGCTAGAATACATCTTACAGacctatttttcaaaacaaactctCTTCTTTCATCAAGTCTTGGCTCTATTCAGTCTGTATTTTTTGAAGCATTTTTAAAACAGAATAGCAACAAGAGTGTTTTAAT
This genomic window contains:
- the LOC139140963 gene encoding uncharacterized protein, with amino-acid sequence MKFSPRKDTGNQNNEAYSSACAFADVTSILSSPTTATQDWYDATTLDHYAGWDVCSSAIGESPETGPYQQGSMIPSPSPELLYDTTPTPNTAPFVECSENQVVDFSSLLFPYPTTVLDSLPPIQLPVEHATLQRQCTKSQPKPKRKRIINSAQRKAANIRERRRMFNINEAFDELRKKVPTFAYEKGLSRIETLKLAIVYISFLKEVLEGKDVDEVKLRNLQNFSQQLTNFSLNSKSNSGADFGGHSEDSSPEPGH